From one Planktothrix sp. FACHB-1365 genomic stretch:
- a CDS encoding DUF2382 domain-containing protein: MTLFKIKDAYPHYKEEIFDGKDLKKFDVYTDTTNEKIGTVYDALIDENGYFRYFVIDTGFWVFGKKVLLPVGRAQMDYANQRVYALGLTKNQAEALPEYTDNMTVDYDYEERVRAGYRTSKSAKTNYNRDNYKYENEPELYLTQAQNHGTIKLYEERLIAEKQRQKAGTVSVGKTVEVRTEQASVPIEKERVVVERMTPTGERPVNPGEANFREGEVARVDVYEETADIRKQAFVTEEVNVRKEVERDTITAQEKLRREKLNVKTDGEPTIKDKR; encoded by the coding sequence TACAAAGAAGAAATTTTTGATGGCAAAGATCTTAAAAAATTCGATGTATATACCGATACAACCAATGAAAAAATTGGCACAGTCTACGATGCCTTAATTGATGAGAATGGGTATTTTCGGTATTTTGTGATTGATACAGGTTTTTGGGTTTTTGGTAAAAAAGTTTTACTACCCGTTGGTCGCGCCCAAATGGACTATGCTAATCAACGTGTTTATGCTCTGGGATTAACCAAAAACCAAGCCGAAGCCTTACCTGAATATACTGATAATATGACGGTAGACTACGATTATGAAGAGCGGGTTCGGGCTGGATATCGGACTTCTAAATCTGCAAAAACCAATTACAATCGGGATAATTATAAATACGAGAACGAGCCCGAATTATATCTAACCCAGGCTCAAAATCATGGCACAATTAAGCTTTATGAAGAACGCTTAATTGCTGAGAAACAGCGTCAAAAAGCAGGTACAGTTTCGGTCGGTAAAACCGTAGAAGTTCGCACCGAACAAGCCAGTGTTCCGATTGAAAAAGAGCGGGTTGTCGTTGAACGCATGACTCCTACTGGTGAACGACCTGTTAACCCTGGCGAAGCTAATTTCCGCGAAGGAGAAGTGGCTCGCGTCGATGTTTATGAAGAAACGGCTGATATTCGTAAGCAAGCTTTTGTGACTGAAGAAGTCAATGTTCGTAAAGAAGTTGAGCGGGATACAATAACAGCCCAAGAAAAACTGCGTCGGGAAAAATTGAATGTTAAAACCGATGGAGAACCTACGATTAAAGACAAACGTTAA